The Zootoca vivipara chromosome 16, rZooViv1.1, whole genome shotgun sequence genome has a segment encoding these proteins:
- the DUSP9 gene encoding dual specificity protein phosphatase 9 produces MEDLGKSTSWLRAELASPSPCLHILDCRSRELYDSSHVERALSVALPGLLLRRLRKGNLSVRSLLPGPPQALRDSTVLLYDEGTLQLPPSGSQEEDEGSVLVTLLQKLREEGCPAYYLQGGFHKFQAEWPHLCETNLDTASASSSPVPPTAPVVGLGGLSLSSDCSDAESGPLSSGMESEGASPPSFPVQILPNLYLGSARDSANMDTLAKLGIRYILNVTPNLPNLFEKNGDFHYKQIPISDHWSQNLSQFFPEAIEFIDEALSRNCGILVHCLAGISRSVTVTVAYLMQKLNLSLNDAYDLVKRKKSNISPNFNFMGQLLDFEKSLGLSRASRRPPSGQSCFFTSPTDDSVFELDPT; encoded by the exons ATGGAAGACCTGGGAAAATCCACGTCGTGGCTGCGGGCTGAGCTGGCCTCCCCGTCTCCGTGCCTCCACATCCTGGACTGCCGCAGCCGGGAGCTGTACGACTCGTCCCACGTGGAGCGGGCGCTGAGCGTGGCCCTCCCGGGGCTGCTGCTTCGTCGTCTCCGGAAGGGGAATCTTTCAGTCCGGTCCTTGCTGCCAGGGCCTCCCCAGGCCCTCAGGGATAGCACGGTGCTCCTATATGACGAGGGAACGCTCCAGCTGCCCCCATCAGGGAGCCAGGAGGAGGACGAAGGGTCGGTGCTGGTGACGCTTCTGCAGAAGCTGCGGGAGGAAGGTTGCCCCGCCTACTACCTGCAAG GAGGCTTCCATAAATTTCAGGCTGAATGGCCACACCTCTGTGAGACCAACCTGGACACAGCCAGTGCTAGTAGCTCACCTGTGCCCCCGACAGCTCCTGTGGTGGGACTGGGCGGCCTGAGCCTCAGCTCCGACTGCTCCGATGCAGAGTCGGGGCCCCTCAGCAGCGGGATGGAGTCGGAAGGGGCgagccccccctccttccccgtgCAGATTCTACCCAACCTCTACCTGGGCAGCGCCCGTGACTCTGCCAACATGGACACCCTGGCCAAACTGGGCATCCGCTACATCCTCAACGTCACCCCCAACCTGCCCAACCTCTTTGAGAAGAACGGCGACTTCCATTACAAGCAGATCCCTATCTCAGACCACTGGAGCCAGAACCTCTCTCAGTTCTTCCCTGAGGCCATTGAGTTCATTG ATGAGGCCCTGTCCCGGAACTGTGGCATCCTGGTGCACTGCTTGGCGGGGATCAGCCGCTCGGTGACCGTCACTGTAGCCTACCTCATGCAGAAGCTCAACCTCTCCCTCAACGACGCCTACGATCTGGTGAAGCGGAAGAAGTCCAACATCTCGCCCAACTTCAACTTCATGGGGCAGCTGCTGGACTTTGAGAAGTCGCTGGGGCTCAGCAGGGCCAGCCGGCGCCCCCCCTCCGGCCAGAGCTGCTTCTTCACCTCGCCAACTGACGACAGCGTCTTTGAGCTGGATCCCACGTAG